Proteins found in one Cataglyphis hispanica isolate Lineage 1 chromosome 15, ULB_Chis1_1.0, whole genome shotgun sequence genomic segment:
- the LOC126854984 gene encoding protein associated with UVRAG as autophagy enhancer — MNSLLKTVNSIAGNKRNLLVRDSLQKQLNTSVMEMQSAPRISDDDDVVGNCDETMTLCSVLEAIFLHGLKDTLLNRVTEALSGPDFDAMPQPSFWGPLLVFSHRQIIDQIQALSQVTTEVGYCRAWIRLALNEGLLASYFCSIRRDNSALKPYYNRSAYMRDVDFVEVAQRLIESLDYVRFELACNSSLLNFWSSTPLLLAGIWSPPMKSCPVFSAVDIAKTITTELTDNFDEVETASSIGSSIGIGSFTSSQSMFNNVACISEDEALKIILANKKTDNIVQHLQNNPVNTVADRMQESGVTQQLDSNSADTVIKNQMTDKKEVKEVQQMPNGNTEREDTDNITADTEDPALNTLRGSDIINDTTAATVGNSLIGKLGWSTSFEDCQSSLTSSVISQGSAKDAPRTPGDGPTYDALIQSYQTAGTSTVPDLQEFFKEYPKREETIVEEGNKVQPEPKVAINFEEQLGNISREKGLDVQNYNCFDCGEAIGMTFSKAHVCWYSGNYYCSKCMAEGQYIIPSRMIHNWDLKQYPISRKAASYLTDKPALLDLKILNPKIYMAVDTMAQLQSLRIQLNLLRAYLFTCREPIIESLQKKVAPRDYLYEHVHQYSVLDLLDIPNGILAQQLQKVVEFARNHVINCWLCSQKGFICEVCNNTKVIYPFDMESTFRCGSCNAVFHADCLNASKPCPKCERRRKRMDMPLLDMGCTDLPHNSVSSSPIDMN, encoded by the exons ATGAACTCGCTGCTGAAAACCGTCAATTCCATAGCGGGCAACAAGAGGAACCTGCTGGTCAGGGATTCTCTGCAAAAGCAGCTCAACACGAGCGTCATGGAGATGCAGAGTGCGCCGAGGATatccgacgacgacgacgttgtCGGCAACTGCGACGAGACCATGACCCTGTGCTCCGTACTCGAGGCCATCTTCCTGCATGGCTTGAAGGACACTCTGTTGAATCGAGTAACGGAGGCTCTCAGCGGTCCCGACTTCGACGCTATGCCACAGCCAAGCTTCTGGGGTCCGCTGCTCGTGTTTTCCCATCGTCAGATCATAGACCAGATACAAGCGTTAAGCCAAGTTACTACAGAGGTCGGGTATTGTCGGGCTTGGATACGATTGGCGCTGAACGAAGGTCTATTAGCTAGCTATTTTTGCTCCATAAGAAGGGACAATTCGGCTTTGAAGCCGTACTACAATCGTTCAGCCTACATGAGGGATGTAGACTTTGTTGAGGTTGCGCAAAGATTGATAGAAAGCTTGGATTATGTGCGGTTCGAGTTGGCTTGCAATAGTAGCCTCTTAAACTTTTGGTCCAGTACCCCTTTGCTGCTAGCTGGTATTTGGTCACCGCCGATGAAGTCTTGTCCCGTATTTAGTGCAGTAGATATAGCGAAAACTATAACCACCGAATTGACCGACAACTTTGATGAAGTAGAAACTGCAAGTTCTATTGGTAGCTCAATTGGAATTGGGTCGTTCACTTCTTCGCaatcaatgtttaataatgTAGCATGCATCAGTGAAGACGAAGCGCTGAAAATCATTTTAGCTAACAAAAAAACCGATAATATCGTCCAACATTTGCAAAACAATCCTGTGAATACTGTAGCAGACAGAATGCAGGAAAGCGGTGTGACTCAACAGTTAGACAGTAACTCTGCAGATACTGTGATAAAAAACCAAATGACAGATAAAAAAGAGGTCAAGGAAGTACAACAGATGCCAAATGGTAACACAGAAAGAGAGGATACAGATAATATTACTGCTGATACGGAAGATCCAGCTTTAAATACTTTGAGAGGCAGCGATATCATTAATGACACAACCGCGGCCACTGTAGGAAATTCATTAATAGGAAAATTAGGATGGTCGACGTCATTTGAAGATTGCCAATCTTCCTTAACTTCGTCTGTGATATCTCAAGGATCTGCAAAGGATGCGCCTCGTACACCCGGCGATGGTCCTACATACGATGCGCTTATCCAAAGTTACCAGACTGCTGGAACTAGTACAGTGCCAGATCTGCAAGAATTCTTTAAAGAATATCCAAAAAGGGAGGAGACTATTGTGGAGGAAGGAAACAAAGTTCAACCTGAACCAAAG GTtgcgataaattttgaagaacaACTAGGAAATATCTCGAGGGAAAAAGGTTTAGATGTTCAAAATTACAATTGTTTTGATTGTGGTGAGGCAATTGGCATGACCTTTTCCAAAGCGCATGTGTGCTGGTATTCGGGCAATTACTACTGTTCAAAATGCATGGCAGAGGGGCAGTATATCATACCATCGCGTATGATTCATAATTGGGATTTAAAACAGTATCCTATTAGTCGAAAAGCCGCTTCGTATTTAACAGACAAACCGGCCCTGTTGGATCTAAAGATCCTAAACCCAAAAATTTACATGGCTGTAGACACTATGGCTCAATTGCAATCCTTGCGTATTCAATTGAATTTATTGAGAGCCTATCTATTCACGTGTCGCGAACCCATCATCGAATCCTTGCAAAAGAAGGTCGCTCCTAGAGACTATTTGTACGAGCACGTTCATCAATATTCAGTTTTAGACCTTCTTGACATACCCAATGGAATTCTGGCGCAACAACTTCAAAAAGTTGTTGAGTTTGCGAGAAATCATGTAATTAATTGTTGGCTTTGTAGTCAGAAAGGTTTTATATGCGAAGTCtgtaataatacaaaagttatttatcCCTTCGATATGGAATCCACATTTCGA TGCGGATCGTGTAATGCCGTATTTCATGCGGACTGTTTAAACGCAAGTAAACCGTGTCCAAAGTGCGAACGCAGACGTAAACGGATGGATATGCCTCTTTTAGATATGGGATGTACAGATCTACCACATAATAGTGTATCCTCATCCCCGATTGACATGAATTaa
- the LOC126854985 gene encoding spindle assembly abnormal protein 6 homolog — protein sequence MNYLNSIAGGTTTADSGLQLNNVEILYTKVQRIYIKPQHKEERQRDLRVNVEIHAGISPVCRKSLCVLLADDDDPCFLYSLFITEDDFKVLKAQQGLLVDFDNFATQLICLLEQCHMPGTNLSKTPPKFLLLLAEETGDWNFKLVETNNFKHLCHLSLNISPATDSDLKTHMAMKIKQLKEHALQQSRDVVGLETRLNDLTSKLEAKAKELEHLEQKYMTEKSQIQINSSQQISIEKDRLSQARLEWQRQSEKEKMEVEQRHAETVKQLHTELAELRTQNITFRDKQSFLEATNAEQIKQLQNLEKDLNIAQRDLALLKNQNSKLDVDYHDKDKAVNNLRTRVAVLEQELKDKTVIINKHMEMLKSGKEQKQHLEDLLTEKDSQLQRKQNSLRGLSDELVKANEILTKLQNELASTKSKLKLRTSIALEQERLLDSKQKEVGQLETKMEGLIRDIKDAKNEIGNLKEQIKTLQHQLEEKEKTIKNNDNVISWLNRRLADNQSPLQSATPAPVIIPSTVPLTLPRTNKLFPNRYETRTPAPNTTQPSTLSGLMKNPIVQNPNIHQTTRTTARSMGVGVTENSVGLTTFKSGLISSTSTPMERFNAVNKASGNTPASISAPAIIENNNGPAVISNGTKTKTANVGLQGGLRRAGLSDKPILPSAYFPKTLH from the exons ATGAATTATTTGAACAGTATAGCAGGCGGCACGACGACCGCCGACTCGGGCCTGCAGCTCAACAATGTCGAGATACTCTACACCAAGGTGCAGAGGATTTATATCAAGCCACAGCATAAGGAGGAGCGCCAGCGGGATCTCAGAGTCAACGTCGAGATTCACGCTGGCATTAGTCCAGTTTGCCGTAAG aGCTTGTGTGTTTTGCTAGCCGACGATGATGATCCTTGTTTTCTCTATTCCTTATTCATCACCGAAGATGACTTTAAAGTGCTAAAAGCGCAACAGGGTCTCCTGGTTGATTTCGATAACTTTGCCACTCAATTGATATGCTTGCTGGAACAATGTCATATGCCAGGTACAAACCTGTCGAAGACTCCACCAAAGTTTCTTTTGTTGTTGGCAGAAGAAACTGGAGATTGGAATTTTAAGCTTGTGGAGACAAATAACTTCAAACATCTTTGCCACTTGAGTTTGAACATATCGCCTGCAACTGATTCAGATTTGAAGACACATATGGCAATGAAGATTAAACAGTTAAAGGAACATGCTTTACAACAGAGCAGAGATGTGGTTGGTTTAGAAACTAGATTAAATGATCTGACAAGTAAGCTAGAAGCGAAAGCGAAAGAACTAGAGCATTTggagcaaaaatatatgactGAAAAAAGTCAGATACAAATTAATTCCTCGCAGCAAATAAGTATAGAAAAGGACAg ATTGTCTCAAGCACGTTTAGAATGGCAGCGACAGagtgaaaaggaaaaaatggaAGTTGAGCAGAGACATGCTGAAACTGTGAAACAATTGCACACCGAGCTTGCCGAATTACGGACACAAAACATAACATTTAGGGATAAGCAATCTTTTTTGGAAGCTACAAATGCAGAGCAAATAAAGCAACTACAGAATCTCGAGAAGGATCTTAATATTGCCCAACGAGATTTGGCTCTGCTCAAGAACCAAAACTCGAAATTAGATGTAGATTATCACGACAAAGATAAAGCTGTTAATAATTTGCGTACAAGAGTAGCTGTGCTCGAACAAGAGCTTAAAGACAAAACAGTGATCATTAACAAGCACATGGAAATGTTAAAGTCTGGAAAAGAACAGAAACAACATTTGGAGGATCTTTTAACCGAAAAAGACAGTCAGTTGCAACGCAAACAAAATTCCTTGAGAGGCTTAAGCGACGAATTGGTAAAAGccaatgaaattttaactaaattacaaaatgaacTTGCATCAACCAAATCCAAATTGAAATTAAGAACGAGCATAGCGCTCGAGCAGGAAAGATTATTAGATAGCAAGCAGAAAGAAGTTGGCCAATTGGAAACTAAAATGGAAGGTCTTATCAGAGACATCAAAGATGCAAAGAATGAAATAGGCAATCTAAAGgaacaaattaaaactttgcaaCATCAATtggaggaaaaagaaaagacgataaaaaacaatgataatg taATTAGTTGGCTGAATCGGAGACTAGCGGACAATCAGTCGCCTTTACAAAGTGCTACACCAGCTCCAGTTATAATACCATCTACCGTTCCACTAACTTTACCCaggacaaataaattatttcctaaTCGATACGAAACGCGTACTCCTGCACCTAATACGACACAGCCTAGTACGTTATCGGGATTGATGAAAAATCCGATCGTGCAGAATCCGAATATTCATCAAACCACTCGTACAACAGCTCGATCGATGGGTGTTGGCGTAACGGAAAATTCTGTGGGTTTAACGACCTTCAAGAGCGGCTTAATCTCGAGCACCAGCACACCTATGGAGCGCTTTAACGCTGTGAATAAAGCATCGGGAAATACGCCGGCTTCAATTTCAGCACCGGCTATAATCGAGAATAACAATGGCCCGGCGGTGATCTCGAATGGCACAAAAACTAAAACCGCGAACGTCGGCTTGCAGGGTGGATTAAGACGAGCAGGTTTGTCTGATAAACCCATTTTACCTTCGGCATATTTTCCTAAGACATTGCATTAA